The following nucleotide sequence is from Salvia splendens isolate huo1 chromosome 2, SspV2, whole genome shotgun sequence.
taataataataataataataataaatattgtaCGAATTATGTATGTGGTGATTTTGTCAATGAAGAATGTTTGAACAAATAAGCAGCTTGTGTAGAATAGTTTAAAGTGAAGCACaatgtattatttgattcttTCTTGTTTTTCCAATAGTTGAGTTCTCTAATATcgatttgtttaatttttatgttttgataCATATGTAATGAGATCGAAAATATATCTGACTTCATCATACTATTGTTTTACATTCAATAATGCCTCTTATCACAATAATACGTATTTTTTTCTTCGCAAACTTTTGTCTACAATCTCAACATGATCGATCGATCAGTCCTTAAATCTTGAACCTGATACAAATTTTGTGTAGATCCTAGTTAATGGAGTAGTGgctatctttctctctctagagcTCTGTCCATCTAGAAGTGGAAGGAACAATTCATCATAGATCTCAACAAcgaaagaaaattttatttaaaaataataaggTAAGAGATATTTTTATGCACATACATTGTTTACTGTAACTTCTGCAGAGGCTACATTCCATGATGATAGCAACACATACTTGAACACTCTTGCTGCAATATCCAGAGGCGACCAAAGAGTCTTCTTCCAAGATACAATGGCATGACATATTCATCGATCTTCGGAAGGTTTTCAACTAGGCCATGATTCAGATTTGAGTAGTTGCAAAGCTTTGTGTCAAACCAATTTCGCAGGGATTTATATGATCAGTTAGCTCATGTATCTTCAGTGTATGCAGTTAACGAAAGCCTTCCCTCCAGCTCTTCCAACAAGTCATGGTATTCAGCAAAAGCTTCATGTGCCTTAACATTTCATGCAGCAAAAGCACGATAAGTATAACGAAAGATTAGGTGCTCCAGTTGAGATATGTGAACTAAGACCGTTACCTGTATCGTCCGGCTGTATGCTTGCCACAACTGCAAATTATGCCTAAATAAATCGTAGAGAACCTGAAGGCAAGGTAAGTGAAATGCGTCAACATGAATCAGAAAACTGGATGCAAGAAATGGCATTCCTGTTGTTTTAGAACAATGACATACCTCTGAGCGCCTCAATAATGTGGCCAAGACCACAATCCATTCCTTAAATTTGACTGAGCACATATTTGCCAAGAGGAATTCTGCATCCAAACGATTTTGCAGTGTTCCCATATGCAGCTACACGAGAAAGCAACAAGATGATGAAGAATACTAGTTACCAATTACTTGGATAACTGAACTGTATCCATTTGTTAATCTGTTCATGCAGGTTGCATTTACACATGCATACACAAGAATCTAACAAACATCAAGCAACTTGAATTAAGAAAAACATTTTGTTCTATTGCACTATCAATTTAATCTAGGCAGCAATCAACTAGACATCTAACAAATACTACCAATTAACAGAGAAAACTGAATAATACACTTAAATTTAGAGAACTGGGGATATAAGTATCGTGTATCAACCAGAAAAAAAGGAGAATATGCAAGATGTTCAGGATAGCCCGGCAGTATTTTGAATTTGCGCCAAGATAGACATTATAAGTCCATAAGAGATAAAAGCATTTAAAAATCGCAGTCAAGAGTGCTCTATAGAAGGATTACCTTCTGCCCAATCATTTCAAGCCCTGAGGCAAAGTCCTCCAGACGAGCACTTCCATATCTTTCTCGTTGAAGATACTCCTGTAATAGTTCTATCATGTTATATATCTCAAAGATTGATGAGAAGAGCCTTCAGACAATATAAGAGGAGGAAGCATACCACTAGATCAAACTGTGTGCCTTTGACAAATGCAACAAGTTCTGAAAGCTCCTTTCCAGACATCAAATAGCTGGCATGGCTTTCAAGAATATTTTTAACAGAAGCAATATGTGCACTCGGCTCTTTCGACGAGGGGCTGCCATACGTTAAATGAAAAGGAAGTACATAGGAATCAATATGGCTGATCAATCCAGACAAGTGGAATTATTATTACAAAACacctaatttatttattaaaaatgacaTTAGTTACCCAGCTTACCTTTTTGCATCATTTGATTGCTTCCTGAAACTGGACGGGAAAAGAAAATATCCTAAGAGTCTTGGAGAATCTCTCTCAGAATCTGTACTAGAGTTTTCATATTCTCTTCCAGACCTAAGTAGAAACCTCACCTAAAAGAAGAGGGTTAAGCATTAGAGAAAATTAGAGGGGAAACAAAGATTCAATCCTTGAGAAATCACACAAGGTAACGCAGACACTTACCAGCTCTCCAGCCAGTTCGTACAAAGACTCGTTAAGTGTAGCCTAAACAATTGATAAGCCCTCATCAGAAATGTATTGAATACACTCAACTACTCAACAGGGAGAAATAAGGAAAGCTCTGGCATAGCAACGCAAGGAATGATACACAAGAAATTGTCGGAACATTTAGCAATATTTTAAGTATCTAAAAGGGATGGAGCACATGTTATTTATTTTGGTACAACTAGATAATATTACTAAGCATTTCCATGTACTTATTCTTTTGAGTAGATACAGACAAAATACAATCACCTGTAATAAATTCAAAGCACAACATTGACTCACTGCAGGACCTTCAAGCTTAGCAATGACCTGTTAAACGGAAGTGCGGTTTCAATCAGCACAATACTATCATTCTCTATCATCATATCTCAAGGTGAGGATGATGGGCCAAAAACAACTGCATACAATGCACAGATGTAAAAATGACCATGAATATGCAAAATCCCTTATAGGTGATGCACGAGAATGATGTGTGACATACATATCAGACTGACTATCATGCGTTAAAAAGGAGATTACTCCGTGAATAAACGAATAACTCTGGCCGGGTGACTGGTGACAGCCAACACCACATATGCAAGCAGATTTCTCACATTCCTAACAACATTTAAGACTAAGGGTCTATATAAGAATAAGCAGACTGGAAGCAGGAACTCTTTTCTTTAACAATCAAGGGAAAACAAAAATGATGCAAGGTAATCAGAAAATCAATACGTGCATAAAGCAAACAGAAGGTAACTGGAAGGTACTTACAAGTATATAGCATGCTGCAGTGCGGTACCATCTTTGCCGAACACATTCGTCAAACAACCTACAATGTAAAATACTTCATTCTCAATGACCAAATGTAGGCGGACAAAGTGTTTAATTTGACAAAATTTCTTTAAGAACAATCAAACATCTCTGTACTAGTGTACTTCACAACTTCTAGTACTCTCTAGAGTGATAATTTTAACAGGCTTCAGTAGTTGAAAAGAAATATGACATAGTTAAGATTCCCCTTGCAGACAAGTTTCTGCAAAATTGTAAAGCAAGCTCAAAAAAATAGAGTATCATACTCAGTTGATCTGCCGGCAGCAGAAAATAAATTAGCCCAATGTCGACCATCAGTCTTGCGTGCTACACTAACAACAACATCGTAATATTCAGGGAAGTTTCTGATCAATTCACAGCTCTTTTCCAGAAGAGAGGGAGTGTGGTTAGCTACAGCACCCTGGTTTTTGCTTGAATACTGTCTGCAGAAAAAGGTAGCATATTTAGAACTGCATATTAATTGAACTAATTTGGTTAAGAGCTTATGCATGCTCAAGCAGCAGTGAACTTCATACAAGTTCTTACAATTCCTCTTTAGCATGCTTGTATCAGAGGAAATATATTTACAAGATAGTATAGAAAATGGAAAGAGAAGAAAgccatgaaaaaaaaaatatgttctGCAAGACTCTTAGGTTCTTTTTGTTAAATAAAGGGCAGTGAAGCAAGTCACCAGCAGGTCGGCCGATCTAGATATCTAAAAAAAACACGCTTCAAGCAAAATTATATAAACTCAGCCCATAAGATGGACCTAATTACCCTTAAACTTCATATTCAGGTTACCCCAGACGTAATTAGATTAAATATCATACTAACGAGATGaacaaacaaacacacacacataaataGAGAAGAGTTAAGATTACAAACCCCTTTTAAACTAGAAACTATGAACCATGAATTCATTCATGGTTGAATATGTAtgaatttacgtaactctctctctactcaaaattatcataaaactttgaatttacgtaactctctcgatttaaattattttttcgtaaaaaatattatcaaattaaaggcaattttataaggattctaacgagatccaATTGCATCCGTTCCGACTATaatcggatgatgaaattttatacttttatttcaattttcgtatatattgataagcagattttatATCACTGAATGcatcaaaaaatttcaatatagtGCATGCGCAATCTCAATAAAACTGAGTTGAAGGTTTCGTGTACGTATGttgaaatatttatatcatcgtgttgatattttacactatgttgatatcaGAAAAACCTCaaaaattatcatattatgACAGATTGACGATTTTAccgttttattgatattttgtctattatttatttctcatgagatttaatctcatccactcattttaacATCTAATGGTGTAGTATTGGTCTTAGTTGTGTATTGGAGTACTATCATCTATTTTAACATGACCctataactatatatatataaatccatGAGACTAAACATATCTGAACTCTTGCCAGGAAAAGAAGCCGAACTAAGATGAGTTCCGAATGGCTTGTATGGACATATATGAATTGACACATATCTAGATGAGTTACCTGGAAATTTCAGCATCGAAAACTGTAAATAGAAGCCATTCCAGGCAATGAGAAAAATGTGGCTTCTCTGCTGATAATTGTGCTAGGCGTAGAGCTTCTTCCCTCTTGTCCCTCTGCAGTAATACTCATAATCATAAAATTTTTGATATAGAGATACGTGACATGAAGGAACTACTCCTAAGTTTTCTGGAAAATAAGTTTActtcacaaaaataataaatcaaactAAGATCAACTGATCAAGAAGCACAAGTTAAAATCACCCTAGGCCAATACATCAGTGGAAACAAAGGTTATGCCCTTCTGCAGCAACATTCTTTAACATCATTCAGTTTACTGCATGCTAAAATTTTCTATTGACTGATGTTGAGCTTGTGTTAGTAAAAAAGAATCATGATTGTTCAATAAGATCACAGTTTTGCCTCTCATTTTAAAGTGCTACATCAGAAAAGAAGTGATATGCCATTATAGATTTCATAAGAAGTGATATGCCATTATAGAAAATCTCATGTATTGAGAAGCCAACATTGTTCACTTATTTACCTGAAGAAGATGTCGAAGTAGACAGTGTAATATGGTTTGAGCTTGAGGAGACGGCTCAAAACATGGGAACTCTGTACATACTGAAAACGACATTCTCTGGGAAACACCAACTACTACACCAGCATTAGGAAGTAGACCAAGAGGATATACCTCACGATCGAATTCCAGCTCCGGATCCAACTAGTATAACGTCAAACAACATATTTTAGGTGAGATGCACAAAATGATAATGAATAACTTTAAGCCTTGCTATAGGATAAAACTTAACTAAACACCCATGAGTCATGACCACTGAAGAAAATACAATTAAACATTAAGAGACATAATTGATGTACATATCAAAGTAGATGCTAAAAACCTTATACATGCTTGGTCGTTGAACATGAAGCGTTTAATCGACGGTCCAGCATATATGTGCGGTAAATTAAGTGCCCAGAAAACTACTAGCCACAATTACCTGTAAAAAGTCTTCCTGTTTAAATGGATCAGCACCTAAAGATGGATACCAAACCTGCAGGTGAGCTTCTACAAAAATTAGCATCAGAAATATCAAGTAGAATGCATAATCTTTGTTTAAGAGGCATAATGCCTGCAGAAACCAGTACCTGCATTCCCCGATGGCCATAGTCTAACCAGGAAACTTCCTCAATTAAGTTAGTTTTCTCCCCCAATTGACCACAGGTAACCCAAAATAACTCTACAGAGTGAGTGAGCTCTCTTTCCCGGCCATCATCCAAATCAAGTAGTGAAAGGTCCCCATTAATCCGCAGTATTAAACACCTAAAGGAGCATGCAAGCATTCATCAGGAGAACCTTAACAAAATAGCACCAGCAATTAGAAAGAGAAGGATAAGTGCATACTTAGAAGGCTCATGCGTTGATGATGTATCACTTCTAGACATGTCATCATGTGGAAGCTGATCAGGAATAAAATGAATAGCAGCAGGATGGCTCTTCGCAGTCATGATCGAAAGTTCTCGTACTGTAGAAAGCTGTTTGTCATTTTATCACTTAAAAATGTATGAAGAATATAATACAGTCACTATACTGTCATTCAAGAGAAATCCTAATTCATTTGACACTGACAGAACTATAAAAGTGTTTGTCAGGCAACATATTTTTAACAACTATTCAACAAATTTGAAGCATTTAGTTACCTGTAAATCTGGAGAGCTTGAAGGTGACAATTCCCCAGTTATTTTCACATGGTATATATGAACATCAAACGGGTGGTAAGTGATGAGCAAATAATCTTGATAAACATCCATGACCATTGGATTTGTAAGCAATGGCTTCCGGCAAAGTAGTGAACTTTGATCGAGGTGATATCTTGGGTAGAAAAGCAATTCATATCTACAAATACAAACAGTTGTGACAAAACCACACGtcaataaatgaaaattttggGAAAATTGACATAACAAGTTACACCGGAAACATGAAAAGAAAGAGATTGAATCTAACTACCAGATAAGTTACAGACCACATAATGCAGTTGATTTTTTCTTTGATAACAAAATTCTGTATAGAAAATTTTCTCATAAGATAGCACATCAGAACAAAGTAAAAATGAAACACCACGCTCTAATAAGACTAGCAGCCACAAATCAAAATGCATAAGACACGAGCATATAAAATGCAACGCTCCATAGACCCTTTTAACAGCACCAGGGTCAGAGAAATTGATCCATTAGCAGTGTCCAAAACAAGAAATTAGAAACGAATTTTGGGGACTAGTGATTGGGTTTAAAATTACAAGAATCCCCCAACTCCATGCGAGGttttaaatgtaatagattTCTCACGTGTTCGAAGATTCCACGTAATTGCAGACCACAACAATTTTTCCCAGCCATAACAATCCCCTGCACTGAATCTGTTGTTCCTGAGTAATGTCTCCAAACACTCTCCACCTCTTTAGTCGAATGTCGTATAAGATTAAACCATGAAGGCCAGCAACAGCCAAATACATTCCGTCCTTACTGGCAGCAACATGAAGAATAGGCCAATTTTGTAAAATATAAGATACCTGGAACATCCCAGAGTCAATCAGAACTTCTTACAAGTAAAGGCAGGGCAGAACCCCAaaagcaaaaataaaacaaagcaGGCACTAATAATCACAAGTGATACATAACTGGAAGATTGAGGTGCAAGATCTTAAGTTCATCGGTATCTTCAGACTGTACAATAAGCAAGCGGTCTTCACCATAAATAACTTGGCATACATAAGTTGTACCAGAAACACCCCTATTTAGGCAGCATTTTCCAaaagaaaatgcaataattctCTCTGAAGATCCTTCTTCCATAGCATAAAGCCTATATCCATGTTCATCCCAGTGCATCAGCGATGTGCCTCCCATAATGGGTTCATACTTAAAATCCTGATTTGGCTTCACCACAGGAGAAGATACAGAGCTCAAACCTATCTGGCGGATTGTAGACATCAAACGACAGCCTGAGACAGACCAAACAGTAAGTCCCCTTAACTTCCATCCAACTGCGAAAGCAGAATTATCAGGTGTCCAAGCAATACAATTGACAGGGCCAGTATCTTCCACAGAATATCTGTGATGATCAATCCAAAAAGAATGCATTCAGTTCATGAGTATTACAAGGAGACGAAAATCTAAAACAAATGCAGGGAGCAAACTGAACTTGGGAAACAATAGCGAATAAATTGTAGTTAT
It contains:
- the LOC121792438 gene encoding guanine nucleotide exchange factor subunit RIC1-like, giving the protein MYMAYGWPQVIPLELPNCPSTQQIVYFKVVNSLLLVVAPTHIELWSSSQHRVRLGKYKRDVDSIQREGENLRAIWSPDTKLIAVLTSSFHLHIFKVQRAATKIYIGGKQPTGLFLSNISLVLSEQVPFANKNLTVSNFVCDNKHMLIGLSDGSLYTISWKGEFGGAFFLDMLPNDGNDLNKLSNHYSNGTVASGLQMDDGPNHTNHVVSQTSGIVHLEFSITLRLLFVLFSDGDLIQCSVSKRGLKHAESVIVEKRFASGEAVCASVAPDQQMLAVGTQKGAVELYDLADSASLIRSVSLHDWGYSVEDTGPVNCIAWTPDNSAFAVGWKLRGLTVWSVSGCRLMSTIRQIGLSSVSSPVVKPNQDFKYEPIMGGTSLMHWDEHGYRLYAMEEGSSERIIAFSFGKCCLNRGVSGTTYVCQVIYGEDRLLIVQSEDTDELKILHLNLPVSYILQNWPILHVAASKDGMYLAVAGLHGLILYDIRLKRWRVFGDITQEQQIQCRGLLWLGKIVVVCNYVESSNTYELLFYPRYHLDQSSLLCRKPLLTNPMVMDVYQDYLLITYHPFDVHIYHVKITGELSPSSSPDLQLSTVRELSIMTAKSHPAAIHFIPDQLPHDDMSRSDTSSTHEPSKCLILRINGDLSLLDLDDGRERELTHSVELFWVTCGQLGEKTNLIEEVSWLDYGHRGMQVWYPSLGADPFKQEDFLQLDPELEFDREVYPLGLLPNAGVVVGVSQRMSFSVCTEFPCFEPSPQAQTILHCLLRHLLQRDKREEALRLAQLSAEKPHFSHCLEWLLFTVFDAEISRQYSSKNQGAVANHTPSLLEKSCELIRNFPEYYDVVVSVARKTDGRHWANLFSAAGRSTELFDECVRQRWYRTAACYILVIAKLEGPAVSQCCALNLLQATLNESLYELAGELVRFLLRSGREYENSSTDSERDSPRLLGYFLFPSSFRKQSNDAKSPSSKEPSAHIASVKNILESHASYLMSGKELSELVAFVKGTQFDLVEYLQRERYGSARLEDFASGLEMIGQKLHMGTLQNRLDAEFLLANMCSVKFKEWIVVLATLLRRSEVLYDLFRHNLQLWQAYSRTIQAHEAFAEYHDLLEELEGRLSLTAYTEDT